A section of the Lathamus discolor isolate bLatDis1 chromosome 6, bLatDis1.hap1, whole genome shotgun sequence genome encodes:
- the LOC136016379 gene encoding olfactory receptor 5AS1-like, whose amino-acid sequence MPEENCTTLTEFILLGFTDRLEVEIPLFGLFLLIYITTLVGNAGLIMLLQLSACLHTPMYYFLSNLSFLDLICSSAIAPKMLVSLLAQQKAISFTGCATQMFFFAAFADAECLLLAAMAYDRYVAVCHPLVYTVVMSRRVCTTLVAGVYLSGGLTSLVHTSFTFALSFCGSNVINHFFCDIPPLLELSCSNTYISEVLLLTLCGFIQTSTFLAIAVSYTCILSTILRIHVADNRHKAFYTCTSHLMAVGLFYGSLLFTYLQPSSSHSMNTDKVISAFYTLVFPMLNPLIYSFRNKEVKDALRRTVGRRVFSQ is encoded by the coding sequence ATGCCTGAAGAAAACTGCACCACACTGACAGAGTTCATTCTCTTGGGTTTCACCGACCGTCTGGAGGTGGAGATACCTTTGTTTGGGCTCTTCCTACTCATCTACATCACCACTTTGGTGGGGAATGCTGGCCTCATCATGCTTCTCCAGCTCAGTGCCTGCCTTCATACCCCCATGTACTATTTCCTAAGCAATTTATCTTTCTTAGACCTTATCTGTTCATCTGCCATTGCTCCCAAGATGCTGGTGAGTCTGTTAGCACAGCAGAAGGccatttctttcactggctgtgcaacacagatgtttttcttcGCTGCCTTTGCTGATGCCGAGTGCCTCCTTTTGGCTGCGATGGCCTATGACCGCTACGTGGCTGTATGTCACCCTCTTGTCTACACTGTTGTCATGTCCCGCAGGGTCTGCACCACCCTGGTAGCTGGGGTTTATCTCAGCGGGGGTCTGACTTCGCTGGTGCACACGTCTTTCACCTTCGCGTTGTCATTCTGCGGCTCCAATGTCATCAACCATTTCTTCTGTGATATTCCCCCGCTGCTGGAGCTCTCCTGCTCCAACACATACATCAGCGAGGTTCTGCTCCTCACTCTCTGTGGCTTTATACAAACCAGCACCTTCCTGGCCATCGCTGTCTCCTACACCTGCATCCTCAGCACCATCCTCCGGATCCATGTGGCAGACAACAGGCACAAAGCCTTCTACACCTGCACCTCCCACCTGATGGCTGTTGGGTTATTCTATGGCTCCCTCCTCTTCACATACTtacagcccagctccagccactCGATGAACACAGACAAAGTGATCTCTGCGTTTTATACCCTTGTTTTTCCCATGCTGAACCCCCTCATTTATAGCTTCAGGAACAAAGAGGTGAAGGATGCTCTAAGGAGAACAGTAGGGAGAAGAGTGTTTTCACAGTGA